CCGGTTGAGGAGCCAGTCCTCCTCAACCGGTTAAACACCCTAAGGAGACATCAGCCATGAAACACATCCTCCACCAAACTATTCTCATCAAGCTGACCATATTGGCTGCTTTCTTTTCATGGTCGCCCGTCCTTGCTCAAGAGGCGCATCTCAACCGGCCGCTTCGACCGACCAACACCTTCTCAATCATCGCCCGTGATCCAGAAAGCGGGGAACTTGGCGCCGCCGTCCAGACGCACTGGTTCGCCGTCGGGGTACGTGTCATCAGGACGGAACCCGGTGTCGGAGTGGTAGCCACCCAATCCTTTACCGATCCGTCCTATGCACCGCTCGGGCTCGAGATGATGAAGGCCGGAAAGACAGCGCCCCAGGCCCTCAAGGGCCTTCTTGCCGCTGACAGCAATGCCTCGGTACGTCAGGTCGCCATGCTGGATGCCAGTGGCAACGTAGCGTCTCATACCGGAAGCAAAAACATTCAGAATGCCTGCAACATCTCTGGCGAGAATTACTCCGTTCAGGCAAACATGATGAAAAACTCGACTGTTTGTTCCGCCATGGCGCAGGCTTTCGAAGCCACTTCCGGCGAGCTTGCCGATCGCATGTACGCGGCCCTTGAGGCGGCCCAAAAAGAAGGGGGCGACATCCGGGGACGACAATCCGCGTCCCTCCAGGTGGTAAAAGGCGATAAAGGCGTACCCCTCTGGCAGGGCTGGGTATACAGCCTTCGGGTTGATGACCACAAAACACCGCTCAAGGAACTCGGACGCCTTCTTTCGGTCGCAAAGACCTACCGGCTTCTCAATGAGGGAGACAGGTATGTAGTGGAAGGGCGCATCGAGGAAGGGCTTGAGGCCTACCGAACAGCCGAAAAAATGGACCCGGGCAACCATGAAGCTCTTTTCTGGCATGCGGTAACCCTGGCAGAACTTAACAGGGTTGAGGAGAGCCTGCCGCTGTTCCGGAAAGCCTTCAGGCTATGGCCTGACTGGAAGGAGATGGTGACCAGGCTTCCAAAGGCGGGCTTACTGCCCGAAGACCCGAAAATCCTTGCCCAAATCCTGGAACAGGGGAACTGAAAATGACCGGGTTTCGATCTTTCTTTGTCGCTTTTGTGTTCTTCCTCCCGGCTTTTGCGGCCAACTGCGCCGAAGACCTGCAGGAGAAAGACCAGGTCCTCAGCTATATTGATCGTCATTTTGAAGAACAAATCAGTTTTCTGGAAAAAGTCGTCAATATCAACAGCGGCACCCGCAATATTTCCGGGGTAAGAAAAGTGGGAGAGGAGTTTGCCGCTGAATTCGAAAAACTCGGGTTTAAGAATTTCTGGATAAAAATGCCATTCGAAATGAAGCGGGCCGGCCATCTTTATTCCCAACGGGAAGGAGAAGACGGACCGCATATTCTGCTGATCGGCCATCTGGATACAGTCTTTTCAAAGGACAGCGATTTCCAGAAATTCACCCATCAGGGGAACCACATCACCGGTCCGGGTGTAGTTGACATGAAAGGCGGCGACGTTGTCATGCTCTATGCTCTCAAAGCCCTTCACGCCTGCGGCATACTGGATGGAAAATCCATAAAAATATTTTTGACCGGCGATGAAGAAAATGTGGGTCCCCCCCTCTCTCTCAGTCGTCGGGAGCTTATTGACGCCGCAAAACAATCCGACATGGCGCTCAGCTTTGAATCGGGACAGCAGGACCAGGCCGTGATCGCCCGGCGCGGAGCAAGCCTGTGGTCCCTGGGAGTGTCCGCCAAACGGGCGCATTCCAGCACAATTTTCTCCGAAGATTCCGGTGACGGCGCCATATATGAAACCGCCAGGATCCTGAAAAAATTTCATAAATTCGCCCAAAACATGCCAAACCTGACTCTGAACCCGGCAGTGATTGCCGGCGGGACATCAGCGGGATTTGATGCCGGATCCGCGACCTGGACGTCGGCCGGTAAAGACAACATCATTCCGCAGGTTGTCGAGAGCCGGGGCGATCTCAGATTCATCTCCCGTGAGCAGCTGGATGACGCCCGGGCGGAAATGCGGAAAATTATTGAAGAAAATTTGCCTCATACATCGGCCGAAATCACCTTTACCGATCTTTACCCGGCCATGTCGATTACACCAGAAAACAAGCGACTTCTTGGAGTTCTTGACGAGGTGAGCCAGGAACTGGGGTACGGGCCGGTCGGACCGAACCAGCCGGGTGACCGGGGAGCAGGTGATATCTCCTTTGTCGCGCCTCATGTGGCCTCCATCGATGCACTGGGCCCCTGGGGAGGAGGTTCTCATACCACCCAGGAGTGGCTCGATACTGAAGGTTTCAGAAAGGCAACAAAGCGTACCGCGCTGCTTCTCTATCAGATCTTTCAGTCACACCAACGTCATCCCGACGGCTCATAGCCGTCGGGCCCTGTAATTTTGAAAGAAATTGCATTCCCTTCTCCTCCCTTCGCCTCAAACGCGGTCAAGATAGGCGACCGCTTCAATCTCAATAAGAGCGCCGGGAACCATCAGCTCGGAACAAACCGTAGAACGCGTCGGAGGACAATCGGCGAAAAACTCGCTGTAGACCGCATTAAACGCCCTGAAGTCTTCCCGCCGCACCAGCCAGACCGTGACCTTGACCACATCCTCGAGACCTGCGCCAGCCGCCTTGAGCACAGCTTCCATATTTCCAAGGCACTGTCGCGTCTGGGCCGAAATATCATCTTCGGCGAAACTTCCATCCGCGCGAAAGGGCAAAACGCCGGATAGATACAGATTGTTTCCCGCCTTTATGGCCGGCGACAGAGGAACAACGGTGCCATCAGCCAGTACCGGCGGCCGCCCTAGTCTTTCAATAGTCATTAAAACAAACTCCTGTAAGTTTTACTGATCGATATGATCGGAATTGTGAACCTGCAACGTGGCCGGCCGGAATATTTTTCGCACCCCCACGGTCATGACCGGCACCAGGTAAAAAGCGATGAAGCCGTATGTGAGCAAACCGTATCCCTGGGCGATCAGGGAAATGATCCCCACCTTTGCCGCAACGAATACCGCCGCGGCAGTGACAACCACTGCGATGGCGGGCCGGAAACTTTTTGGCATGGTTCTTTGTTGTTCCTGCAGGGTATGATCAATCCGCTCGTTCAGCATGTGAATGAGGGCTGTTCCGGTTTCAATAAACGTCCCGAAGATGACAATCTGAAAAAAGATACTGAACCAGGGGGCGTCAAGAACATCCAGGATATACTTCAGGGGAACCGCCACGCCGTTGATTTGTGGATAGAATCCCACCATCACCACATAGAGGAAAAACGCTGGCAAAATAGCCAGGGGACCGCCCAGAAATCCTGCCGTGAAAGCCTCGCGCCGACTGCCAAGATGGCCAAGGGCGAAAAGAATGGCCGGAATGGCGGCGATATTATAGGTCGCATATTTAAACCCGTCCTCAAACCACTCCCCAGTCTCGCTGACAGCAGTGAAATTTTCGACAATACGATCCTGGAAGATCATGGCTCCCCACAAGATCAGGACACCGTAAGCCACATATAATACGATCGCCCAACTGGCCATCACTTTTTCGATGACATCGCTTTTCTGGAACGCGAGGACGGCAATGGCGGCCATCAGACCGATGCTGCCGTATAGTTCATTGATTCCGAAGTTTTCCGCAAAAATATTGCCGGAGGCCGAACCCAGCACCGCAAGCACCAGAAACGCCAACAGAAAGAAGGGGATTTCATATAAAAACCAGAAACGGCCGAGCAAAACCTTGAAAAATGACCTGTAGTCGAATGAACCGGTAAGGCGAGCCAGTTCAAAGGTCAGCATCAGGACAATGCTCCAAATTGCTGAGGTTACCAGAAGGCCCCACAACCCGCCCAAGGGACCGTTGGACAGGAAAAACTCCACCAGTTCACGTCCGGTGGCATAGCCGCCACCGATGACCACCGACTGAAAGACCAGTCCCGGTATCAGATAATGATAAAATACTCTTCTCACCTGGCGCCCTCCTGGCTAGTAAATGATTTTGCCGATCTCTAAAATCGGCCCGGCCTGTACGCCTGGCTGTCTATCTCCGGCTCCTGCCCGGTCATGATGTCTGCCAGAAGACGGGCGGATCCCGCCGCCATGGTCCAGCCCAGATGCCCGTGTCCGGCATTGATAAACAGATTTTCAGCACCAAGCCTGCCAATCAGAGGGACACCATCCGGAGAAACAGGTCTGAACCCGGTCCAGGCCTCACCAGTCTTGTCCTGCAAATTATCCAGCAAGGAAGGATAAACCCTGGCAATTACATCCCGCAGGTTGTCCACCCTCCCCTTTGACAGGGTCCGGTCAAACCCGGCAAACTCAGCTGTGCCGGCAATCCTGAACCGCTTGCCGAGGGGCACCAGGGCGGCATGAAGTTCATCATCCACCACCGGGATACGGGGCATATCTTTAACACCATCTCCGGCAAACGTCAGGGAGTAGCCCTTGACGGGCTGTATGGGGACACGCGCACGGATTTTCCCGAGCAAACCACTTGAGTAACATCCCGCAGCC
The window above is part of the Emcibacter nanhaiensis genome. Proteins encoded here:
- a CDS encoding DUF1028 domain-containing protein, translated to MKHILHQTILIKLTILAAFFSWSPVLAQEAHLNRPLRPTNTFSIIARDPESGELGAAVQTHWFAVGVRVIRTEPGVGVVATQSFTDPSYAPLGLEMMKAGKTAPQALKGLLAADSNASVRQVAMLDASGNVASHTGSKNIQNACNISGENYSVQANMMKNSTVCSAMAQAFEATSGELADRMYAALEAAQKEGGDIRGRQSASLQVVKGDKGVPLWQGWVYSLRVDDHKTPLKELGRLLSVAKTYRLLNEGDRYVVEGRIEEGLEAYRTAEKMDPGNHEALFWHAVTLAELNRVEESLPLFRKAFRLWPDWKEMVTRLPKAGLLPEDPKILAQILEQGN
- a CDS encoding M20/M25/M40 family metallo-hydrolase — encoded protein: MTGFRSFFVAFVFFLPAFAANCAEDLQEKDQVLSYIDRHFEEQISFLEKVVNINSGTRNISGVRKVGEEFAAEFEKLGFKNFWIKMPFEMKRAGHLYSQREGEDGPHILLIGHLDTVFSKDSDFQKFTHQGNHITGPGVVDMKGGDVVMLYALKALHACGILDGKSIKIFLTGDEENVGPPLSLSRRELIDAAKQSDMALSFESGQQDQAVIARRGASLWSLGVSAKRAHSSTIFSEDSGDGAIYETARILKKFHKFAQNMPNLTLNPAVIAGGTSAGFDAGSATWTSAGKDNIIPQVVESRGDLRFISREQLDDARAEMRKIIEENLPHTSAEITFTDLYPAMSITPENKRLLGVLDEVSQELGYGPVGPNQPGDRGAGDISFVAPHVASIDALGPWGGGSHTTQEWLDTEGFRKATKRTALLLYQIFQSHQRHPDGS
- a CDS encoding RidA family protein — encoded protein: MTIERLGRPPVLADGTVVPLSPAIKAGNNLYLSGVLPFRADGSFAEDDISAQTRQCLGNMEAVLKAAGAGLEDVVKVTVWLVRREDFRAFNAVYSEFFADCPPTRSTVCSELMVPGALIEIEAVAYLDRV